One window of Aliarcobacter lanthieri genomic DNA carries:
- a CDS encoding bifunctional riboflavin kinase/FAD synthetase: MKRSSSILVNKDNIDSIAIGGFDGMHIAHQQLFNNLTKDGAIISIETGYATLTPKNYRQEYTPFPIFYYDLKNIKELNGVEFIKLLKNDFKNLKKIIVGFDFCFGKDRTCTVNDLKKVFDGEVVIVSEIKLDNFPVHSRYIREFLLNGDIEKANNFLGKEYKIYGKHIVGQGIGKKEFVATINLNVAEFLLPQSGVYITKTVVNNYEYNSISFLGHRETTDGNFAVESHILNIDDLEVKDEIIQIKFIKQIRQNKKFSSFLELKNQILEDINIAKKYFY, from the coding sequence ATGAAGAGGAGTTCTTCTATTTTAGTAAATAAAGATAATATAGATTCTATAGCAATTGGTGGATTTGATGGTATGCATATTGCTCATCAACAATTATTTAATAATTTAACAAAAGATGGAGCAATCATAAGTATAGAAACTGGTTATGCAACTTTAACTCCAAAAAATTATCGTCAAGAATATACACCTTTCCCTATTTTTTATTATGATTTAAAAAATATAAAAGAATTAAATGGAGTAGAATTTATAAAACTTTTAAAAAATGATTTTAAAAATTTAAAAAAAATTATTGTTGGTTTTGACTTTTGCTTTGGAAAGGATAGAACCTGTACTGTAAATGATTTAAAAAAAGTTTTTGATGGAGAGGTAGTAATAGTTTCTGAAATTAAATTAGATAATTTTCCAGTACATTCAAGATATATTAGAGAATTTTTATTAAATGGGGATATTGAAAAAGCAAACAATTTTTTAGGGAAAGAGTACAAAATATATGGAAAACATATAGTTGGTCAAGGAATTGGTAAAAAAGAGTTTGTAGCAACTATAAATTTAAATGTAGCAGAATTTTTACTTCCACAAAGTGGAGTTTATATAACAAAAACTGTAGTTAATAATTATGAATATAATTCTATTTCATTTTTAGGTCATAGAGAAACAACTGATGGAAATTTTGCAGTAGAAAGTCATATTTTAAATATAGATGATTTGGAAGTAAAAGATGAAATAATTCAAATAAAATTTATAAAACAAATAAGACAAAATAAAAAATTTAGTAGCTTTTTAGAACTAAAAAATCAAATTCTAGAAGATATAAATATTGCAAAAAAATATTTTTATTAA
- a CDS encoding 23S rRNA (cytidine-2'-O)-methyltransferase TlyA produces the protein MRLDLYLTNNFDIQSRNKACELIKSNKVKCNNKILTKPSYIVNSNDIVELLEEDFYVSRAAYKLKYFLDDLKLDLNHKIALDIGSSTGGFTQILLENKVSKVVCVDVGSNQLHQRIKNDNRIEFFENCDIRDFKNDICFDIVTCDVSFISILNIINAINSLQFKEIVILFKPQFEVGTNVKRDKKGVVKDIQAIQKVKDDFLAFTFNLGWKLKFNNVSKLQGKEGNEEEFFYFSK, from the coding sequence ATGAGATTGGACCTATACTTAACTAATAACTTTGATATTCAAAGTCGTAATAAAGCATGTGAACTTATTAAATCAAATAAAGTAAAATGTAATAATAAAATTTTAACAAAGCCATCATACATAGTAAATTCTAATGATATTGTAGAGTTATTAGAAGAAGATTTTTATGTTTCAAGAGCAGCTTATAAACTAAAATACTTTTTAGATGATTTAAAACTAGATCTAAATCATAAAATAGCCCTTGATATTGGGAGTAGTACTGGTGGATTTACTCAAATTTTATTAGAAAATAAAGTTTCAAAAGTAGTTTGTGTAGATGTAGGAAGTAATCAACTTCATCAAAGAATAAAAAATGATAATCGAATTGAATTTTTTGAAAATTGTGATATTAGAGATTTTAAAAATGATATTTGTTTTGACATTGTAACATGTGATGTATCTTTTATATCTATTTTAAATATTATAAATGCTATAAATTCACTCCAATTTAAAGAAATTGTAATTCTTTTTAAACCACAATTTGAAGTGGGAACAAATGTAAAAAGGGATAAAAAAGGCGTTGTTAAAGATATTCAAGCCATACAAAAAGTAAAAGATGATTTTTTAGCATTTACTTTTAATTTAGGTTGGAAATTAAAATTTAATAATGTAAGTAAACTTCAAGGAAAAGAAGGAAATGAAGAGGAGTTCTTCTATTTTAGTAAATAA